In Haloarcula sp. H-GB4, a single genomic region encodes these proteins:
- a CDS encoding TOBE domain-containing protein: MDATADVEVQLEQGDVALTARDRTLLQAVAAHGSLNAAADALGRSYAHAQRRIVELEDAFGPLVDRSRGGSGGGGSELTVTAEQLLARFQRLQAEFDGVATAEETVLRGTVVNRDGELATVETPPGTVRAIVDTEACPGDAVEVGIRADTVTLNAPPEAPESTGTSARNQFAGTVERIDEGTSIALVALAVDPTTTLSALVTDTSLDKLDITTGSELVASFKATATAGVIPALDQSRSDESS, translated from the coding sequence ATGGACGCGACTGCGGACGTCGAAGTGCAACTGGAGCAGGGCGACGTGGCGCTGACCGCCCGCGACCGGACGCTCCTGCAGGCGGTCGCCGCCCACGGGTCACTGAACGCCGCCGCCGACGCGCTGGGCAGATCGTACGCTCACGCCCAGCGTCGCATCGTGGAACTGGAGGACGCCTTCGGCCCGCTGGTCGACCGCAGTCGAGGTGGCAGCGGTGGCGGCGGCAGCGAACTTACAGTGACGGCCGAGCAACTGCTGGCCCGCTTTCAGCGGCTACAGGCCGAGTTCGATGGGGTAGCGACGGCGGAGGAGACGGTCCTGCGAGGGACTGTGGTGAACCGTGACGGCGAACTTGCGACCGTCGAGACCCCGCCGGGGACGGTCCGTGCCATCGTCGACACTGAAGCGTGTCCCGGTGACGCGGTGGAGGTCGGCATCCGCGCCGACACGGTGACGCTGAACGCACCGCCCGAGGCCCCAGAGTCGACGGGGACGAGCGCACGCAACCAGTTCGCGGGGACCGTCGAGCGTATCGACGAGGGGACATCTATCGCGCTGGTCGCACTGGCAGTCGACCCGACCACGACACTGTCAGCGCTCGTGACCGACACGAGCCTCGACAAACTCGACATCACCACGGGCTCGGAACTCGTCGCTTCGTTCAAAGCAACCGCGACCGCCGGCGTCATTCCAGCTCTCGACCAGTCGCGGTCGGATGAGTCATCGTAA
- a CDS encoding extracellular solute-binding protein, with protein sequence MTQRPNSDTARGNSRRRTTRRAFLTGAGAATLTALAGCSGGGDGGGDGESGGATDTDDGMADGTDSMTESATTESSMGDSMTIFHAGSLAPPFSSAEPEFEDEYGVDVTREAKGSVASTQKITQQGRTADVLGVSDFRLIRDRILPDFGDWYAIFTTNSMSIQYREDSPGAGDISKDNWWEVLTRDDITIGHSDPAVDPGGYRAVMTQQLGKEEFNGERLYDESTYQALRDNSVVPTGTETNLEGQLESGELDYVFYYQSISSTADKPFIDLQSEVDLSQATSEYATHYAKAEVETGSGTFTGAPIAYGMTVPNVAEAPGRGAQWVEYFASDAGRTILEDQGLVPVDPIVVPASGEDAVPDRVMNVASAQSNLGPLEL encoded by the coding sequence ATGACACAACGACCGAACTCCGACACCGCACGCGGTAATTCACGACGACGAACGACCCGGAGAGCGTTTCTCACCGGGGCTGGCGCGGCAACACTGACCGCGTTAGCGGGCTGTAGCGGTGGTGGAGATGGCGGCGGCGACGGCGAATCGGGCGGTGCCACAGACACGGACGACGGCATGGCCGACGGGACGGATTCGATGACCGAGTCGGCGACAACCGAGTCGTCGATGGGTGATTCGATGACGATATTCCACGCGGGGAGCCTCGCGCCGCCGTTCAGTTCAGCCGAACCGGAGTTTGAGGACGAGTACGGTGTCGATGTCACCCGCGAGGCAAAGGGATCGGTTGCGTCGACACAGAAAATCACACAGCAGGGCCGAACGGCCGACGTTCTGGGCGTTTCCGACTTCCGCCTCATCCGCGACCGCATTCTCCCAGATTTCGGGGACTGGTACGCGATCTTCACGACCAACTCGATGTCGATACAGTACCGTGAAGACTCACCCGGCGCGGGAGATATCTCGAAGGACAACTGGTGGGAAGTGCTGACTCGCGACGACATCACTATCGGGCACTCCGACCCGGCCGTCGACCCCGGCGGCTACCGTGCGGTCATGACACAGCAACTCGGCAAGGAGGAGTTCAACGGGGAGCGCCTCTACGACGAGTCGACCTACCAGGCCCTGCGTGACAACTCTGTGGTGCCGACCGGTACGGAGACGAACCTCGAAGGCCAACTGGAGTCCGGCGAACTGGACTACGTGTTCTACTATCAGTCCATCTCCAGCACCGCCGACAAGCCGTTCATCGACCTGCAGTCGGAGGTGGACCTCTCACAGGCAACCAGCGAGTACGCGACGCACTACGCGAAAGCCGAGGTCGAGACCGGCAGCGGGACATTCACCGGCGCACCCATCGCCTACGGCATGACGGTCCCGAACGTCGCGGAGGCGCCCGGACGTGGGGCGCAGTGGGTGGAGTACTTCGCGAGCGACGCGGGCCGGACGATCCTGGAGGACCAGGGGCTCGTCCCGGTCGACCCCATCGTCGTCCCAGCGAGCGGGGAAGACGCCGTTCCTGACCGCGTGATGAACGTCGCTAGCGCGCAGAGCAACCTCGGTCCGCTGGAGCTGTAA
- a CDS encoding ABC transporter permease gives MATETDPRFGRERVGTRPLVAAFIALQAVAFVAAYTYGRPTWYAYFMVGSTAVTAYYLDGSSFTVATATVGSILTVALGLPLFLFVARQNPSLVAEKAADPGVHRVLYLGVYGPLLAAVLSLVLGVPLAHLLAEGFPGQPFVESLVDLPLVVPHSVAGILILFGFGKGGAFPQFSVLGTMFGMVLAMTFVSAPYAVNATRESFEAIDTRLEYASRVHGANKWATFRRVTGPLAFRGMVTGGVLAWARAVSEFGAVAVVAYSVSFFYPPEGGEVTAQHAPVFVYNTYLQGGLAESGAVAFLLLAVSAVIFLIVRYLTDDGSATGGMP, from the coding sequence ATGGCAACTGAAACCGACCCCCGATTTGGCCGTGAACGCGTCGGCACGCGGCCGCTCGTTGCCGCCTTCATCGCGCTACAGGCGGTCGCGTTCGTTGCGGCCTACACTTACGGACGACCGACCTGGTACGCATACTTCATGGTCGGGAGCACTGCCGTCACCGCGTACTACCTCGACGGCTCCTCGTTCACCGTCGCAACGGCGACCGTCGGGAGCATTCTCACGGTCGCGCTCGGGCTCCCACTGTTCCTCTTCGTTGCCCGGCAGAACCCCTCGCTTGTCGCCGAGAAAGCGGCGGACCCAGGCGTCCACCGAGTCCTCTACCTTGGGGTTTATGGGCCGCTGTTGGCGGCCGTTCTCAGCCTGGTCCTCGGTGTGCCACTGGCACATCTCCTCGCAGAGGGGTTCCCGGGGCAACCGTTCGTCGAGAGTCTCGTGGACCTCCCGCTGGTCGTCCCGCACTCGGTCGCGGGCATCCTCATTCTGTTCGGGTTTGGGAAAGGTGGTGCGTTCCCGCAGTTCTCCGTGCTCGGGACGATGTTCGGGATGGTGCTCGCGATGACGTTCGTCTCGGCCCCCTACGCGGTGAACGCGACCCGGGAGTCGTTCGAGGCTATCGACACCCGACTCGAATACGCGTCGCGGGTCCACGGCGCGAACAAGTGGGCGACGTTCCGTCGTGTCACTGGGCCGCTGGCCTTCCGTGGAATGGTCACTGGCGGCGTTCTTGCCTGGGCTCGCGCCGTCTCGGAGTTCGGTGCGGTCGCCGTCGTCGCCTACTCGGTGTCGTTCTTCTACCCGCCCGAAGGCGGCGAGGTCACTGCCCAGCACGCTCCGGTGTTCGTCTACAACACCTACCTTCAGGGCGGCCTCGCGGAGAGTGGTGCTGTCGCGTTCCTGCTGTTGGCCGTCTCGGCCGTTATCTTCCTCATCGTCAGGTATCTCACCGATGACGGCTCGGCCACCGGAGGGATGCCATGA